From the genome of Uranotaenia lowii strain MFRU-FL chromosome 1, ASM2978415v1, whole genome shotgun sequence, one region includes:
- the LOC129740213 gene encoding proteasome activator complex subunit 3 isoform X2, whose amino-acid sequence MGDGDEIAKKVQEYKDTLIKKAEDLIIKGFPEKIVKLNDLLATPQFAERNFSDVYQDLNIPVPDPIEITSNAEGDKGTSESSDEPGAKRARLDLCSVSGTKVMVLPSGRVQCNTPICELIKVVKPVIRALVEDSNLLKMWISFMIPKIEDGNNFGVSIQEDTLAEIQSVETEAAAFFDQISRYFVSRAKVVSKVAKYPHIDDYRRAVQELDEKEFLSLWLVLSEVRNRYCSLHDIVIKNMEKLKKPRSSNAESLY is encoded by the exons ATGGGAGACGGAGACGAAATCGCGAAAAAG gTCCAAGAGTACAAGGATACTTTGATCAAGAAAGCCGAAGATCTCATCATCAAAGGATTTCCGGAGAAAATCGTCAAGCTAAACGATCTTTTGGCGACGCCCCAGTTTGCCGAACGGAACTTTTCCGATGTCTATCAG GACCTCAACATTCCAGTACCAGACCCCATCGAGATCACCAGCAACGCCGAAGGGGACAAGGGAACATCCGAATCGTCCGATGAACCGGGAGCCAAACGTGCCCGGCTGGACCTTTGCTCGGTGAGCGGCACCAAGGTGATGGTTCTTCCGAGTGGTCGCGTCCAGTGCAACACACCCATCTGCGAGTTGATCAAGGTGGTCAAACCGGTGATTCGGGCGCTAGTTGAAGACTCCAATCTGCTCAAGATGTGGATTTCCTTTATGATTCCTAAAATTGAAGATGGCAACAATTTCGGCGTTTCGATCCAGGAAGACACCCTGGCGGAAATTCAGTCCGTAGAAACGGAAGCTGCTGCGTTCTTCGATCAAATCTCGCGATACTTTGTATCGCGAGCTAAGGTAGTTTCCAAGGTGGCAAAATATCCGCATATCGATGACTATCGTCGCGCCGTTCAG GAACTGGACGAGAAAGAATTCCTCAGTTTATGGCTTGTGCTGAGCGAAGTTAGAAACCGCTACTGCTCCTTGCACGACATCGTCATTAAGAATAtggagaaattgaaaaaaccaCGATCATCAAACGCAGAAAGTTTGTACTAG
- the LOC129740213 gene encoding proteasome activator complex subunit 3 isoform X1 — protein sequence MISSIEFSSMIVQEYKDTLIKKAEDLIIKGFPEKIVKLNDLLATPQFAERNFSDVYQDLNIPVPDPIEITSNAEGDKGTSESSDEPGAKRARLDLCSVSGTKVMVLPSGRVQCNTPICELIKVVKPVIRALVEDSNLLKMWISFMIPKIEDGNNFGVSIQEDTLAEIQSVETEAAAFFDQISRYFVSRAKVVSKVAKYPHIDDYRRAVQELDEKEFLSLWLVLSEVRNRYCSLHDIVIKNMEKLKKPRSSNAESLY from the exons atgatttcatccATAGAATTCTCAAGCATGATT gTCCAAGAGTACAAGGATACTTTGATCAAGAAAGCCGAAGATCTCATCATCAAAGGATTTCCGGAGAAAATCGTCAAGCTAAACGATCTTTTGGCGACGCCCCAGTTTGCCGAACGGAACTTTTCCGATGTCTATCAG GACCTCAACATTCCAGTACCAGACCCCATCGAGATCACCAGCAACGCCGAAGGGGACAAGGGAACATCCGAATCGTCCGATGAACCGGGAGCCAAACGTGCCCGGCTGGACCTTTGCTCGGTGAGCGGCACCAAGGTGATGGTTCTTCCGAGTGGTCGCGTCCAGTGCAACACACCCATCTGCGAGTTGATCAAGGTGGTCAAACCGGTGATTCGGGCGCTAGTTGAAGACTCCAATCTGCTCAAGATGTGGATTTCCTTTATGATTCCTAAAATTGAAGATGGCAACAATTTCGGCGTTTCGATCCAGGAAGACACCCTGGCGGAAATTCAGTCCGTAGAAACGGAAGCTGCTGCGTTCTTCGATCAAATCTCGCGATACTTTGTATCGCGAGCTAAGGTAGTTTCCAAGGTGGCAAAATATCCGCATATCGATGACTATCGTCGCGCCGTTCAG GAACTGGACGAGAAAGAATTCCTCAGTTTATGGCTTGTGCTGAGCGAAGTTAGAAACCGCTACTGCTCCTTGCACGACATCGTCATTAAGAATAtggagaaattgaaaaaaccaCGATCATCAAACGCAGAAAGTTTGTACTAG